A window of Streptomyces gilvosporeus contains these coding sequences:
- a CDS encoding amino acid ABC transporter ATP-binding protein has protein sequence MAAEALIELRGVNKHYGALHVLQDIDLTVGRGEVVVVIGPSGSGKSTLCRAINRLETIESGSIHLDGRPLPAEGRALAQLRADVGMVFQSFNLFAHKTVLANIMLAPMKVRKKRQEEAAQRARELLDRVGLASQADKYPAQLSGGQQQRVAIARALAMEPKALLFDEPTSALDPEMINEVLEVMRQLAREGMTMVVVTHEMGFARSAANRVVFMADGRIVEDRTPEDFFTAPRSERARDFLSKILKH, from the coding sequence ATGGCCGCTGAGGCGCTGATCGAACTGCGCGGGGTCAACAAGCACTACGGCGCGCTGCACGTCCTCCAGGACATCGACCTCACCGTCGGCCGCGGGGAGGTGGTGGTGGTCATCGGCCCCTCCGGGTCCGGGAAGTCCACCCTGTGCCGGGCCATCAACCGCCTGGAGACCATCGAGTCGGGCAGCATCCACCTGGACGGCAGACCGCTGCCCGCGGAGGGCCGGGCGCTGGCCCAGCTGCGGGCCGACGTCGGCATGGTGTTCCAGTCCTTCAACCTCTTCGCCCACAAGACCGTCCTGGCCAACATCATGCTGGCGCCGATGAAGGTCCGTAAGAAGCGGCAAGAGGAGGCGGCGCAGCGGGCCCGCGAACTCCTCGACCGCGTCGGACTCGCCTCCCAGGCCGACAAATACCCCGCCCAGCTCTCCGGCGGCCAGCAGCAGCGGGTCGCCATCGCCCGCGCCCTCGCCATGGAGCCCAAGGCGCTGCTCTTCGACGAGCCGACCTCCGCCCTCGACCCGGAGATGATCAACGAGGTGCTGGAGGTGATGCGCCAGCTCGCCCGCGAGGGCATGACGATGGTCGTGGTCACCCATGAGATGGGCTTCGCCCGCTCCGCCGCCAACCGTGTGGTGTTCATGGCGGACGGCCGCATCGTCGAGGACCGCACCCCCGAGGACTTCTTCACCGCACCGCGCAGCGAACGCGCCAGGGACTTCCTCTCCAAGATCCTCAAGCACTGA
- a CDS encoding amino acid ABC transporter permease — protein sequence MTTTALYDIPGPRTRARHRLYGLIGAVAICALIAWIVSLLFATGQFTAAKWAPFTYKGIQELLLRGLGNTLRAFGFAAVLSLALGGVLAVGRLSVHRPVRWVSTLVVEFFRAMPVLVMIFFIYVALKVAPLPALVAGLTLYNGSVLAEVFRGGINSVEHGQGEAAYALGMLKTQVMTHVLVPQAVRAMLPAVISQLVVALKDTSLGFLITYEEFLHAGKLIASNLDYDLPFIPVVMIISPIYIGMCMLLSWLANWVAKRQRRNPKVETAEVAPPEPGTLLPGMQQAPHG from the coding sequence ATGACCACCACCGCCCTCTACGACATCCCCGGCCCCCGCACCCGGGCCCGCCACCGCCTCTACGGCCTGATCGGTGCGGTGGCGATCTGCGCCCTGATCGCCTGGATCGTCTCCCTCCTGTTCGCCACCGGGCAGTTCACCGCCGCCAAATGGGCGCCCTTCACCTACAAGGGCATTCAGGAACTGCTGCTCAGGGGCCTGGGCAACACCCTGCGGGCCTTCGGCTTCGCCGCGGTGCTGTCGCTGGCGCTCGGCGGGGTGCTGGCGGTCGGCAGGCTCTCGGTGCACCGGCCGGTCCGCTGGGTGAGCACGCTGGTGGTGGAGTTCTTCCGGGCGATGCCCGTCCTCGTCATGATCTTCTTCATCTATGTGGCGCTGAAGGTCGCCCCGCTGCCCGCCCTCGTCGCCGGTCTGACCCTCTACAACGGTTCGGTGCTCGCCGAGGTCTTCCGCGGCGGCATCAACTCCGTTGAGCACGGGCAGGGGGAGGCCGCCTATGCGCTCGGCATGCTGAAAACGCAGGTCATGACGCATGTTCTGGTACCCCAGGCGGTCCGGGCGATGCTCCCCGCGGTCATCAGCCAGCTGGTCGTCGCCCTGAAGGACACCTCGCTCGGCTTCCTGATCACCTACGAGGAGTTCCTCCACGCCGGCAAGCTCATCGCCTCCAACCTCGACTACGACCTGCCGTTCATCCCCGTCGTCATGATCATCTCGCCGATCTACATCGGGATGTGCATGCTGCTGTCCTGGCTGGCCAACTGGGTCGCCAAGCGCCAGCGCCGCAACCCGAAGGTCGAAACGGCCGAGGTCGCCCCGCCCGAGCCGGGGACCCTGCTGCCCGGCATGCAGCAGGCGCCGCACGGGTGA
- a CDS encoding glutamate ABC transporter substrate-binding protein — protein MSYSPLPPPLPYLRRALVALLLTALALAAAGCGREGSPPVKGPKSSELPTYPVARNLTLPASPTWERARRRGYLIVGVKEDQPYLGEKDPASGRYTGFDIEIAKMMSAALGFPPATLHFTTISSANRETALQNGQIDYYVGTYTINGKRKKLVGFAGPYYLAGQSLLVRRHENDIRGPADLAGKRVCSAAGSTPAQRIQAQYPRTQLVTYDTYSACVDNLLTYQVDAVTTDDAILLGYAAKVPDELKVVGKPFSQEPYGVGVPRADNALRFALDAALAADEKNGSWKKAYDATLGLSGVPAPQPPPIVRYPAG, from the coding sequence ATGTCGTACTCTCCCCTCCCGCCTCCCCTCCCGTACCTGCGTCGCGCCCTGGTGGCACTCCTTCTCACCGCACTCGCCCTGGCCGCCGCCGGCTGCGGCCGGGAAGGCAGCCCGCCGGTCAAGGGCCCCAAGAGCAGCGAACTGCCCACCTACCCCGTCGCCCGGAACCTCACCCTGCCCGCCTCGCCCACCTGGGAACGCGCCAGACGCCGCGGGTATCTCATCGTCGGCGTCAAGGAGGACCAGCCCTACCTCGGCGAGAAGGACCCGGCCTCCGGGCGCTACACCGGCTTCGACATCGAGATCGCCAAGATGATGTCCGCCGCCCTCGGCTTTCCCCCCGCCACCCTGCACTTCACCACGATCTCCTCCGCCAACCGCGAGACCGCCCTGCAAAACGGCCAGATCGATTACTACGTCGGCACCTACACCATCAACGGCAAACGCAAGAAGCTGGTGGGCTTCGCCGGGCCGTACTACCTGGCCGGCCAGTCGCTGCTGGTCCGCCGCCACGAGAACGACATCCGCGGGCCCGCGGACCTGGCCGGCAAACGCGTCTGCTCGGCGGCAGGATCCACCCCCGCCCAGCGCATCCAGGCCCAGTACCCCAGGACCCAACTGGTCACCTACGACACCTACTCGGCCTGCGTCGACAATCTGCTGACGTATCAGGTGGACGCGGTGACGACGGACGATGCGATTCTGCTCGGCTACGCCGCCAAGGTGCCCGACGAGCTGAAGGTCGTCGGCAAGCCGTTCTCCCAGGAGCCGTACGGAGTCGGCGTACCGCGCGCCGACAACGCCCTGCGCTTCGCGCTCGATGCCGCGCTCGCCGCCGACGAGAAGAACGGCAGCTGGAAGAAGGCGTATGACGCGACCCTCGGCCTGTCCGGAGTGCCCGCGCCCCAGCCGCCCCCGATCGTCCGCTACCCGGCGGGCTAG
- a CDS encoding amino acid ABC transporter permease, with protein MNVLLDNLALYGQGLLGTVELTVYASLLALALGFLMAAFRVAPVGSLRGFGTAWVTVLRNTPLTLLFFAVVLGLPRFGVVLPFQLFAVLALGCYTSAFICEALRSGINTVPVGQGEAARSLGMTFPQTLGEIVLPQAFRSVIPTIGSTLIALAKNSAIAGAFSVTELLGVYKPLNELGYSIVWTFVWIAVGYLIVTLTISALFTLLEKRYGVAR; from the coding sequence ATGAACGTTCTCCTCGACAACCTCGCCCTCTACGGACAGGGCCTGCTGGGCACCGTCGAACTCACCGTCTACGCCTCGCTGCTCGCCCTCGCGCTCGGCTTTCTGATGGCCGCTTTCCGCGTCGCGCCCGTCGGGTCGCTGCGGGGCTTCGGCACGGCCTGGGTGACGGTGCTGCGCAACACCCCGCTGACCCTGCTGTTCTTCGCCGTCGTCCTGGGCCTGCCGCGCTTCGGGGTCGTCCTGCCCTTCCAGCTGTTCGCCGTCCTCGCGCTGGGCTGCTACACCTCCGCCTTCATCTGCGAGGCGCTGCGCTCGGGCATCAACACCGTGCCGGTCGGGCAGGGCGAGGCGGCCCGCAGCCTGGGCATGACCTTTCCCCAGACCCTCGGTGAAATCGTCCTGCCCCAGGCATTCCGCTCGGTCATCCCGACCATCGGCTCCACCCTCATCGCGCTCGCCAAGAATTCCGCGATCGCCGGCGCCTTCAGCGTCACCGAACTCCTCGGCGTCTACAAACCCCTCAACGAGCTGGGCTACAGCATCGTGTGGACCTTCGTCTGGATCGCCGTCGGCTATCTGATCGTCACCCTGACCATCAGCGCGCTCTTCACCCTGCTGGAGAAGCGCTACGGAGTCGCCCGATGA